A single genomic interval of Longimicrobium sp. harbors:
- a CDS encoding APC family permease: MSMMESTAPPARGAPEDAGLRQGLSLLDAVMLVAGSMIGSGIFIVSADIARNMGSAGGLIAVWVASGLMTLAAALSYGELAAAMPHAGGQYVFLREGLGRMPGFLYGWTLFMVIQTGTIAAVAVAFSKFLGVFFPAVSPDVFAGIRGIQMPGGAIDLGLSNQRLVGIVIIALLTWVNLRGLREAKWIQTSFTIAKTGALAALILLGITLGRNAGAIAENFGNFWQGSPGGTPVSVMGIAIPLIVTAFGSAMVGSLFSSDAWNNVTFAAAEVRQPERNLPLALALGTGLVTVLYVLANLAYLSVLSLNEIKTAPQERVGTLALEHMFGPVGQYLMAGAILVSTFGCINGLILAGARVYFAMARDGLFFARAGDLNRNGVPAWALVAQGVWTALLTLTGTYGQLLDYVIFAALLFYVLTMFALFSLRRKQPEMPRPYKAFGYPVVPALYAFSAFAVAAILLVAKPVYSVSGLILVLLGIPVYYIWERRTRSAVIR; this comes from the coding sequence ATGAGCATGATGGAATCCACGGCGCCCCCGGCCAGGGGCGCGCCCGAAGACGCGGGGCTTCGCCAGGGGCTTTCGCTGCTGGACGCGGTGATGCTGGTGGCGGGCTCCATGATCGGCTCGGGCATCTTCATCGTCTCGGCCGACATCGCCCGGAACATGGGCTCGGCCGGCGGGCTGATCGCGGTGTGGGTGGCGTCGGGGCTGATGACGCTGGCCGCGGCGCTGAGCTACGGCGAGCTTGCGGCCGCCATGCCCCACGCGGGCGGGCAGTACGTGTTCCTGCGCGAGGGGCTGGGGCGCATGCCCGGGTTCCTGTACGGATGGACGCTGTTCATGGTCATTCAGACGGGGACGATCGCCGCCGTGGCGGTGGCCTTCAGCAAGTTCCTGGGTGTCTTCTTTCCCGCGGTGTCGCCCGACGTGTTCGCGGGGATCAGGGGAATCCAGATGCCGGGCGGTGCCATCGACCTGGGGCTCAGCAACCAGCGGCTGGTGGGGATCGTGATCATCGCGCTGCTCACCTGGGTGAACCTGCGGGGGCTGCGCGAGGCCAAGTGGATCCAGACCTCGTTCACCATCGCCAAGACCGGCGCGCTGGCCGCGCTGATCCTGCTGGGCATCACCCTGGGCCGCAACGCCGGCGCCATCGCCGAGAACTTCGGCAACTTCTGGCAGGGGTCGCCGGGGGGTACGCCGGTGTCGGTGATGGGCATCGCCATCCCCCTGATCGTGACGGCGTTCGGCAGCGCGATGGTGGGGTCGCTGTTCTCGTCCGACGCGTGGAACAACGTGACCTTCGCGGCGGCCGAGGTGCGGCAGCCGGAGCGCAACCTGCCGCTGGCGCTGGCGCTGGGCACGGGGCTGGTGACGGTGCTGTACGTGCTGGCCAACCTGGCGTACCTGTCGGTGCTGTCGCTGAACGAGATCAAGACGGCGCCGCAGGAGCGGGTGGGCACCCTGGCGCTGGAGCACATGTTCGGCCCGGTGGGGCAGTACCTGATGGCGGGCGCCATCCTGGTCAGCACCTTCGGCTGCATCAACGGGCTGATCCTGGCCGGGGCGCGCGTGTACTTCGCCATGGCGCGCGACGGGCTGTTCTTTGCCCGCGCGGGCGACCTGAACCGCAACGGCGTCCCCGCGTGGGCGCTGGTGGCGCAGGGCGTGTGGACGGCCCTGCTGACGCTGACGGGCACCTACGGGCAGCTGCTGGACTACGTGATCTTCGCGGCGCTGCTCTTTTACGTGCTGACGATGTTCGCCCTGTTCTCGCTGCGGCGGAAGCAGCCCGAAATGCCGCGGCCGTACAAGGCGTTCGGCTACCCCGTGGTGCCCGCGCTGTACGCGTTCTCGGCGTTCGCCGTCGCGGCCATCCTGCTGGTGGCCAAGCCCGTGTACTCGGTTTCTGGGCTGATCCTGGTGCTGCTGGGCATTCCCGTCTACTACATCTGGGAGCGCCGCACGAGGTCCGCCGTGATCCGCTGA
- the panC gene encoding pantoate--beta-alanine ligase, with amino-acid sequence MSTALEAGPRLVHTRAEVREQVAVWRAAGERVALVPTMGYLHEGHMSLVDRAREMADRVAMSVFVNPLQFAPSDDLDRYPRDLDRDLAMAGARGVDLVFAPDPREMYPRGTPQVLVEPGPLAARMEGAIRPGHFRGVLTVVAKLFGLFRPDVAVFGQKDYQQAALIRRMSVDLDMGVWVEVAPIIRDPDGLAMSSRNVYLSPDERGLALALSRGLRRGRDLFAAGERDAGALRAALRGALGTAGVQAEYAEAVDPDTLEPVAAAAPGTVLLVAARVGSTRLIDNEVLPG; translated from the coding sequence ATGAGCACGGCCCTCGAAGCCGGGCCGCGCCTGGTGCACACCCGCGCCGAGGTGCGCGAGCAGGTGGCCGTGTGGCGCGCCGCGGGCGAGCGCGTGGCGCTGGTGCCCACCATGGGCTACCTGCACGAGGGGCACATGTCGCTGGTGGACCGCGCGCGGGAGATGGCGGACCGCGTGGCGATGTCGGTGTTCGTGAACCCGCTGCAGTTCGCCCCCAGCGACGACCTGGACCGCTACCCGCGCGACCTGGACCGCGACCTGGCGATGGCCGGCGCCCGCGGCGTGGACCTGGTGTTCGCCCCCGACCCGCGCGAGATGTACCCGCGCGGCACGCCGCAGGTGCTGGTGGAGCCGGGGCCGCTGGCGGCGCGGATGGAAGGCGCCATCCGCCCCGGCCACTTTCGCGGGGTGCTCACGGTGGTGGCCAAGCTGTTCGGCCTGTTCCGGCCCGACGTGGCCGTCTTCGGGCAGAAGGACTACCAGCAGGCGGCGCTGATCCGGAGGATGTCGGTAGACCTGGACATGGGCGTGTGGGTGGAGGTCGCGCCCATCATCCGCGACCCCGACGGCTTGGCGATGAGTTCGCGAAACGTGTATCTTTCGCCCGACGAGCGCGGGCTGGCGCTGGCGCTTTCCCGCGGGCTGCGGCGGGGCCGCGACCTGTTCGCCGCCGGTGAGCGCGACGCCGGGGCCCTTCGCGCGGCGCTGCGCGGCGCGCTGGGAACGGCGGGGGTGCAGGCCGAGTACGCCGAGGCGGTAGACCCCGACACGCTGGAGCCGGTGGCCGCCGCCGCGCCGGGAACGGTGCTGCTGGTGGCGGCGCGGGTGGGCAGCACCCGGCTGATCGACAACGAGGTCCTTCCAGGATAG
- a CDS encoding HD domain-containing protein, with protein sequence MSNAASTTELGPLARAAARGELPEWACASEKRRAHIGRVAALMGEWADALGLPADERTRWLATGWLHDVLRECPPDELRPLVPEAFRSLPGKLLHGPAAAERLAGDADPEMLDAIRYHTLGSPRFGTLGRALYLADFLEPGRRYEPEWTASLRVRMPGEMDEVLREVVRARVGHVKESGSTLHPETQAFHEQAEGA encoded by the coding sequence ATGTCAAACGCGGCTTCGACGACTGAGCTGGGCCCGCTGGCGCGCGCCGCGGCGCGGGGCGAGCTTCCCGAGTGGGCGTGCGCGTCGGAAAAGCGCCGCGCCCACATCGGCCGCGTCGCCGCGCTCATGGGCGAGTGGGCCGACGCGCTGGGCCTGCCGGCCGACGAGCGCACCCGCTGGCTGGCCACGGGCTGGCTTCACGACGTGCTGCGCGAGTGCCCGCCTGACGAACTGCGTCCCCTGGTGCCCGAGGCGTTCCGCTCGCTTCCCGGCAAGCTGCTGCACGGCCCCGCCGCCGCCGAGCGCCTGGCGGGCGACGCCGACCCCGAGATGCTCGACGCCATCCGCTACCATACGCTGGGCTCGCCGCGCTTCGGCACGCTGGGGCGCGCGCTGTACCTGGCCGACTTCCTGGAGCCGGGCCGCCGCTACGAGCCGGAGTGGACGGCGTCGCTGCGGGTGCGCATGCCGGGCGAGATGGACGAGGTGCTGCGCGAGGTGGTGCGTGCGCGCGTCGGCCACGTGAAGGAGAGCGGAAGCACGCTGCACCCCGAGACGCAGGCGTTCCATGAGCAAGCCGAAGGGGCGTAG
- the panB gene encoding 3-methyl-2-oxobutanoate hydroxymethyltransferase, protein MSTQRGNGPRRVTVADLREMKRRGEKIAALTAYDYLFARLVDAAGVDVVLVGDSLGQVVLGLDTTIPVTLDDMIHHARAVRRGVERGLLVVDLPFLTYQVSRQDALRNAGRVLQETGASAVKLEGGSPEIAETVATLVGAGIPVMGHLGFTPQSVHVTGVRVQGKGEEAAERMLADARRLEAAGAFSIVLELVPGTLARRVSDHVDIPTIGIGAGAGCDGQVLVLHDMLGLNPGFAPRFLRRFAEVGQAASAGVGDFVKAVKDGGYPGAEHTFE, encoded by the coding sequence ATGTCAACACAGCGCGGGAACGGCCCGCGGCGGGTAACCGTCGCCGACCTCCGCGAAATGAAGCGCCGCGGAGAAAAGATCGCCGCGCTCACCGCGTACGACTACCTGTTCGCCCGTCTCGTGGACGCCGCCGGCGTGGACGTGGTCCTCGTCGGCGACTCGCTGGGCCAGGTGGTCCTGGGGCTCGACACCACGATCCCCGTGACGCTCGACGACATGATCCACCACGCCCGGGCCGTGCGCCGCGGCGTGGAGCGAGGGCTGCTCGTCGTCGACCTTCCCTTTCTCACCTACCAGGTCTCGCGCCAGGACGCGCTTCGCAACGCCGGGCGCGTGCTGCAGGAAACCGGCGCCAGCGCGGTGAAGCTCGAGGGGGGCTCGCCCGAGATCGCCGAAACCGTCGCCACGCTCGTGGGCGCGGGCATTCCCGTGATGGGCCACCTGGGCTTTACCCCCCAGTCGGTTCACGTCACGGGCGTTCGGGTGCAGGGCAAGGGCGAGGAAGCCGCCGAGCGGATGCTGGCCGATGCCCGCCGCCTGGAAGCCGCGGGCGCCTTCTCCATCGTCCTGGAGCTGGTGCCCGGCACGCTGGCGCGACGGGTGTCGGACCACGTCGACATCCCCACCATCGGCATCGGGGCGGGGGCCGGGTGCGACGGGCAGGTACTGGTGCTTCACGACATGCTGGGACTGAACCCGGGCTTCGCGCCCCGCTTCCTGCGCCGCTTCGCCGAGGTGGGCCAGGCGGCGTCCGCCGGGGTGGGCGACTTCGTGAAGGCGGTGAAGGACGGGGGCTACCCCGGCGCGGAACACACCTTCGAATGA
- a CDS encoding LytR C-terminal domain-containing protein gives MSKPKGRSAGQGGAGRRLQTVGLFVTLLAVAVLVGSLAAGLAGGGSTVADPPAPRASAEPIRTRPSTAETSGAPVRVAVLNASGIPRLADRGRARLRDDGRFDVKEIGNAPGFSPDSSVVLDRVGQVAHARAVADALGISRVESRPDANLYLDVTVVLGKDWAARNPERPASAAP, from the coding sequence ATGAGCAAGCCGAAGGGGCGTAGCGCGGGGCAGGGCGGGGCAGGGCGCCGGCTTCAGACCGTCGGCCTCTTCGTCACCCTGCTCGCCGTGGCCGTCCTGGTCGGCTCGCTCGCCGCCGGCCTGGCCGGCGGCGGGTCCACCGTGGCCGACCCCCCGGCTCCCCGCGCGTCCGCCGAGCCGATCCGAACCCGCCCGTCCACCGCCGAAACCTCCGGCGCGCCGGTCCGCGTGGCGGTGCTGAACGCGTCGGGCATCCCCCGGCTGGCGGACCGCGGGCGGGCGCGGCTGCGCGACGATGGCCGGTTCGACGTCAAGGAGATCGGCAACGCGCCCGGGTTTTCGCCCGACAGCTCGGTGGTGCTCGATCGCGTGGGCCAGGTGGCGCACGCCCGCGCCGTCGCGGATGCGCTGGGCATTTCGCGGGTGGAGTCGCGGCCCGACGCCAACCTGTACCTGGACGTGACCGTCGTCCTCGGCAAGGACTGGGCGGCACGCAACCCGGAGCGCCCGGCGTCCGCGGCGCCGTAG
- a CDS encoding NFACT RNA binding domain-containing protein: protein MSNPIRYCPLLVRALAAELRAALQGRQALAFPRFDRDLSCTLPLDGGQALRWDLHPRRGWVQLVADEDAAKGDLSARIVRVSSPPDERLIRLDIHEANRFRGGRRALVIELHTNQWNALVVDADARRIVSVLRARDAGGRSLKPGAEYRPPEPARRVLPDRPREALVAEWMDALGAVPPAERPRALVARFAYTSPLNAAALLGDAARGDDSEALGEAFERWWAVADGDEEGAFLVRTPAGPQPYPLALEGMESVRARSLLAAMDEVAASAAAEPEAASETSAEPDLLDRVKRKLAGAERRIERLRAEASMMGEADRLRGLGDLLLAHLDWPEPGEPSVILPGFAGDEVEVPLDPALRPHENAERLYEQARRRGRAEARFPELMAEAEVERDRWRAAAAAIERGETPDWVESALRRPESRAAKASEPEGARLPYKMYRTSGGLEVRVGRSSKHNDRLTFGHAAPGDVWLHARSVPGSHVVLRWSEPGAPPARDLEEAAVLAAWYSKARSSGTVAVDWTRRRYVRKPRGAPPGRVSLIQAKTIFVEPDAAVEERLRVT from the coding sequence GTGTCAAACCCGATCCGGTACTGCCCCCTGCTGGTCCGCGCCCTTGCGGCCGAGCTTCGCGCCGCGCTCCAGGGCCGCCAGGCGCTCGCCTTTCCCCGCTTCGACCGCGACCTCTCGTGCACCCTGCCGCTGGACGGCGGGCAGGCGCTGCGGTGGGACCTTCATCCGCGCCGCGGCTGGGTGCAGCTGGTGGCGGATGAGGATGCGGCGAAGGGCGATCTTTCCGCGCGCATCGTCCGCGTCTCGTCTCCCCCCGACGAGCGGCTGATCCGGCTCGACATCCACGAAGCCAACCGCTTCCGCGGCGGACGGCGTGCCCTGGTGATCGAGCTTCACACCAACCAGTGGAACGCGCTGGTGGTGGACGCCGACGCGCGGCGCATCGTATCCGTCCTCCGCGCGCGAGACGCCGGCGGCCGCTCGCTCAAGCCCGGCGCGGAGTACCGTCCCCCGGAACCCGCCCGGCGGGTGCTCCCCGACCGTCCGCGCGAGGCGCTGGTGGCCGAGTGGATGGACGCGCTCGGCGCCGTGCCTCCCGCCGAACGTCCTCGCGCGCTGGTCGCCCGCTTCGCCTACACCAGCCCCCTGAACGCCGCGGCGCTGCTGGGCGACGCCGCGCGCGGGGACGACTCCGAGGCGCTGGGCGAGGCGTTCGAGCGGTGGTGGGCCGTGGCGGATGGCGACGAGGAAGGCGCGTTCCTGGTGCGGACGCCCGCGGGGCCGCAGCCCTATCCGCTGGCGCTGGAGGGGATGGAGTCCGTCCGCGCCCGGTCGCTGCTGGCGGCGATGGACGAGGTGGCGGCCTCCGCCGCGGCGGAGCCGGAAGCGGCGAGCGAGACGTCGGCGGAGCCGGACCTGCTGGACCGGGTGAAGCGGAAGCTGGCGGGCGCGGAGAGAAGGATCGAACGCCTGCGCGCCGAGGCTTCGATGATGGGAGAGGCCGACCGGCTGCGCGGCTTGGGCGACCTGCTGCTGGCGCACCTGGACTGGCCGGAGCCGGGGGAGCCGTCGGTGATCCTCCCGGGGTTCGCGGGCGACGAGGTGGAGGTGCCGCTGGACCCCGCCCTGCGCCCGCACGAGAACGCCGAGCGGCTGTACGAGCAGGCTCGCCGGCGAGGCCGGGCCGAGGCGCGCTTTCCCGAGCTGATGGCCGAGGCCGAGGTGGAGCGCGACCGCTGGCGGGCGGCGGCGGCGGCGATCGAACGCGGCGAAACGCCAGACTGGGTGGAATCTGCCCTGCGCCGGCCCGAGTCGCGTGCGGCCAAGGCCAGCGAGCCGGAGGGGGCGCGGCTTCCCTACAAGATGTACCGCACGTCGGGCGGGCTGGAGGTGCGCGTGGGGCGTTCGTCCAAGCACAACGACCGCCTGACGTTCGGCCATGCGGCGCCGGGGGACGTGTGGCTTCACGCGCGCTCCGTTCCGGGCTCGCACGTGGTGCTGCGGTGGAGCGAGCCCGGCGCGCCGCCGGCCCGCGACCTGGAAGAGGCGGCGGTGCTGGCGGCGTGGTACAGCAAGGCACGCTCGTCGGGCACGGTGGCGGTCGACTGGACGCGCCGGCGCTACGTCCGCAAGCCGCGCGGCGCACCGCCCGGCCGCGTGTCGCTGATCCAGGCGAAGACGATCTTCGTGGAGCCCGACGCCGCGGTCGAAGAACGCCTCCGCGTCACCTGA
- a CDS encoding sodium-translocating pyrophosphatase, whose amino-acid sequence MQPIAYAIPAFGLLALLYTFWRSAWVTRQDAGNERMSTIAGHIADGARAFLFAEYRVLVIFAVLASLFLGYLGLTDERSHPLIIGAFLVGALFSALAGWIGMTIATKANVRTAQAARTSLSKALDVSFAGGSVMGMGVAGLAVLGLGGLFILFYGMFVDGASANGPEMERALEVLTGFSLGAESIALFARVGGGIYTKAADVGADLVGKVEAGIPEDDPRNPATIADNVGDNVGDVAGMGADLFGSYVATILATMVLGREVIATGDEFGGMSPILLPMVIAGLGILFSLAGILLVRVKENGNVQGALNLGNWASIALTGVGSFFVIQWMLPASMQMERANSEAFTPMGVFGAVAVGLLVGALMSIITEYYTAMGRRPVQSIVNQSSTGHATNVIGGLAVGMESTTLPILVLAGGIIASYEFAGLYGVAIAAAGMMATTAMQLAIDAFGPIADNAGGIAEMSELPKEVRERTDILDAVGNTTAATGKGFAIASAALTSLALFAAFMGISGIDVIDISNARVLAGLFVGAMIPFIFSSLAIAAVGRAAMAMVQEVRRQFREIPGIMEGTGMPDYGRCVAISTQAAIREMVLPGAIALVVPVLVGFTMGPEVLGGLLAGVTVSGVLMAMFQSNAGGAWDNAKKSFEKGATIDGKLYYKGSNEHKAAVTGDTVGDPFKDTSGPSMNILIKLMSIVSLVIAPHIAVSAPAGLEGEAEVRAPVEAPAVAAVVEAPVTLVR is encoded by the coding sequence TACCTGGGCCTGACCGACGAGCGGTCGCACCCGCTGATCATCGGGGCCTTCCTGGTGGGCGCCCTGTTTTCGGCGCTGGCCGGCTGGATCGGCATGACCATCGCCACCAAGGCCAACGTGCGGACGGCCCAGGCCGCGCGCACCAGCCTGTCCAAGGCCCTCGACGTGTCGTTCGCCGGCGGGTCGGTGATGGGCATGGGCGTGGCCGGCCTGGCGGTGCTGGGGCTGGGCGGCCTGTTCATCCTGTTCTACGGGATGTTCGTGGACGGCGCCTCCGCCAACGGGCCCGAGATGGAGCGCGCGCTGGAGGTGCTCACCGGCTTTTCGCTTGGCGCCGAGAGCATCGCGCTGTTCGCCCGCGTGGGCGGCGGCATCTACACCAAGGCCGCCGACGTGGGCGCCGACCTGGTGGGCAAGGTAGAGGCGGGCATCCCCGAGGACGACCCGCGCAACCCGGCCACCATCGCCGACAACGTGGGCGACAACGTGGGCGACGTGGCGGGCATGGGCGCCGACCTGTTCGGCAGCTACGTGGCCACCATCCTGGCCACCATGGTGCTGGGCCGCGAGGTGATCGCCACGGGCGACGAGTTCGGCGGGATGAGCCCCATCCTGCTGCCGATGGTCATCGCCGGGCTGGGCATCCTGTTCTCGCTGGCGGGCATCCTGCTCGTGCGGGTCAAGGAGAACGGCAACGTGCAGGGCGCGCTGAACCTGGGCAACTGGGCGTCCATCGCGCTGACGGGCGTGGGCTCGTTCTTCGTGATCCAGTGGATGCTTCCCGCGTCCATGCAGATGGAGCGCGCGAACTCGGAGGCGTTCACCCCCATGGGCGTCTTCGGCGCGGTGGCGGTGGGGCTGCTCGTGGGCGCGCTGATGAGCATCATCACCGAGTACTACACGGCCATGGGCCGGCGCCCGGTGCAGTCCATCGTCAACCAGTCGTCCACGGGCCACGCCACCAACGTGATCGGCGGGCTGGCGGTGGGGATGGAGTCGACGACCCTGCCCATCCTGGTGCTGGCGGGCGGCATCATCGCCAGCTACGAGTTCGCGGGGCTGTACGGCGTGGCCATCGCGGCCGCGGGGATGATGGCGACCACGGCCATGCAGCTGGCCATCGACGCCTTCGGCCCCATCGCCGACAACGCGGGCGGCATCGCCGAGATGAGCGAGCTTCCCAAGGAGGTGCGTGAGCGCACCGACATCCTGGACGCGGTGGGCAACACTACGGCGGCTACGGGCAAGGGCTTCGCCATCGCCTCGGCGGCGCTCACGTCGCTGGCGCTGTTCGCCGCCTTCATGGGCATTTCGGGGATCGACGTCATCGACATCTCCAACGCGCGGGTGCTGGCCGGCCTGTTCGTGGGCGCCATGATCCCGTTCATCTTCTCGTCGCTGGCCATCGCCGCGGTGGGTCGCGCGGCCATGGCCATGGTGCAGGAGGTTCGCCGCCAGTTCCGCGAGATTCCCGGCATCATGGAAGGCACCGGGATGCCGGACTACGGCCGCTGCGTGGCCATCAGCACCCAGGCCGCCATCCGCGAGATGGTCCTGCCGGGCGCCATCGCGCTGGTGGTGCCGGTGCTCGTGGGCTTCACCATGGGGCCCGAGGTGCTGGGCGGCCTGCTGGCGGGCGTCACCGTCTCCGGCGTGCTGATGGCGATGTTCCAGTCCAACGCGGGCGGCGCCTGGGACAACGCCAAGAAGTCGTTCGAAAAGGGCGCCACCATCGACGGCAAGCTGTACTACAAGGGGAGCAACGAGCACAAGGCCGCCGTCACCGGCGACACCGTGGGCGACCCGTTCAAGGACACCTCCGGCCCGTCGATGAACATCCTGATCAAGCTGATGTCCATCGTCTCGCTGGTCATCGCGCCGCACATCGCGGTGAGCGCGCCGGCCGGCCTGGAGGGCGAGGCCGAGGTCCGCGCGCCGGTGGAGGCGCCGGCCGTGGCGGCCGTCGTCGAGGCGCCGGTCACGCTGGTTCGATAA
- a CDS encoding TonB-dependent receptor domain-containing protein, with amino-acid sequence MRPGGAPGQQQGGVLLGTVTDPTGKPLGSAQVAVWSAADSTLVTGAVTRGNGAFRVDGLRPGSYFVKVSSLGFATATSAAVAVTPQAREANLGTIRMNEGALLLEGVTVSAERQTTGMAADRNTYRAADLPTAGGSAVDVLRNIPAVEVDQDGRVSLRGNQNVAVQVNGRPTPMRGDQLAAFLQQLPANVVENVEVIPNPSAKYEPEGMAGIVNIVLKQNADLGLSYGLQAGVGTGGRFNGSGNVGYQAGALTLFGNYGLRRDERQNRGFNTISAYADSISRQLDYIADQQNGGEFNMQSHLFNGSADLRLGARDVLSSSVLLSRGAFNAEADNRYVRRSASGGIVQETRGLTDNEHSDFTADGSLSFKHTVQPQQNELSAELRFNRSQNEMSSVTDETLLGGSAGAFAINPRTGQENEAVTRNLTLQADYTRPLAGFKLETGYKGTLRMLDNEQAILRTGPADGLEVVGRSAFDYEENVNAGYAVLSRGFGGLQTQAGLRGEYTSRDFSLGTGESYPKDYWSWFPSGLVALNLDDQRQVRLSYSRRIQRPDTRMLNPFSFNEDPRNRFTGNPDLEPEYTHALEMGYQHSFGTGSVQVTPFFRRTENAIRRIREVRGDTLLVSFQNLDTNDSYGLDLNTSVRRGKVNGFASFSAFRTVTDAGSVGEELSSDAIGWSARMSGTYQFTPRLDVQGMLFYRAPMDVEQGRMGSMVMSSFSVRQKLMGERASLSLRVQDPLNRMGFSMSTRAPLYDQFSERRFGGRAAYLTFSYNYGQTPRLRHRPQQQEQEMQQPPSVVGP; translated from the coding sequence ATGCGGCCCGGAGGCGCGCCCGGCCAGCAGCAGGGCGGCGTGCTTCTCGGCACGGTCACCGACCCCACCGGCAAGCCGCTGGGCTCGGCGCAGGTGGCCGTGTGGAGCGCGGCGGACAGCACGCTGGTGACCGGCGCCGTCACCCGCGGCAACGGCGCCTTTCGCGTCGACGGGCTGCGGCCGGGATCGTACTTCGTGAAGGTGAGCTCGCTGGGCTTCGCCACCGCCACGAGCGCCGCCGTGGCCGTTACGCCGCAGGCCCGCGAGGCGAACCTGGGCACCATCCGTATGAACGAGGGCGCACTGCTGCTGGAGGGCGTCACCGTTTCGGCCGAGCGGCAGACCACGGGGATGGCCGCCGACCGCAACACCTACCGCGCGGCAGACCTGCCCACGGCGGGCGGCAGCGCGGTGGACGTGCTCCGCAACATTCCCGCGGTAGAGGTGGACCAGGACGGCCGGGTGAGCCTGCGCGGCAACCAGAACGTGGCCGTGCAGGTGAACGGGCGCCCCACGCCCATGCGCGGCGACCAGCTGGCGGCCTTCCTCCAGCAGCTTCCCGCCAACGTGGTGGAGAACGTGGAGGTGATCCCCAACCCCTCGGCCAAGTACGAGCCCGAGGGGATGGCGGGGATCGTGAACATCGTGCTCAAGCAGAACGCCGACCTGGGGCTCAGCTACGGGCTGCAGGCAGGCGTGGGCACCGGCGGCCGCTTCAACGGCTCGGGCAACGTGGGATACCAGGCCGGCGCGCTGACGCTGTTCGGCAACTACGGCCTGCGCCGCGACGAGCGCCAGAACCGCGGCTTCAACACCATCTCCGCGTACGCCGACTCCATCAGCCGCCAGCTGGACTACATCGCCGACCAGCAGAACGGCGGCGAGTTCAACATGCAGTCGCACCTGTTCAACGGCAGCGCCGACCTGCGCCTGGGCGCGCGCGACGTGCTGTCGTCCAGCGTGCTCCTGAGCCGCGGCGCCTTCAACGCCGAGGCCGACAACCGCTACGTCCGCCGCAGCGCGTCGGGCGGGATCGTCCAGGAAACGCGCGGGCTGACGGACAACGAGCACAGCGACTTCACGGCCGACGGCTCGCTTTCGTTCAAGCACACGGTGCAGCCGCAGCAGAACGAGCTCAGCGCCGAGCTGCGCTTCAACCGCTCGCAGAACGAGATGTCGAGCGTGACGGACGAAACGCTGCTGGGTGGCTCGGCCGGGGCCTTCGCCATCAATCCCCGCACGGGGCAGGAGAACGAGGCCGTCACCCGCAACCTGACGCTGCAGGCCGACTACACGCGTCCGCTGGCGGGCTTCAAGCTGGAGACGGGCTACAAGGGCACCCTGCGCATGCTCGACAACGAGCAGGCGATCCTTCGCACCGGCCCCGCCGACGGGCTGGAGGTAGTCGGGCGCAGCGCGTTCGACTACGAGGAGAACGTGAACGCGGGGTACGCCGTGCTCAGCCGCGGCTTCGGGGGCTTGCAGACGCAGGCGGGGCTGCGGGGCGAGTACACCAGCCGCGACTTCAGCCTGGGCACGGGCGAAAGCTATCCCAAGGACTACTGGAGCTGGTTTCCCAGCGGCCTGGTGGCGCTGAACCTGGACGACCAGCGGCAGGTGCGGCTCAGCTACTCGCGGCGCATCCAGCGCCCCGACACGCGCATGCTGAACCCCTTCTCGTTCAACGAAGACCCGCGCAACCGCTTCACCGGCAACCCCGACCTGGAGCCGGAGTACACGCATGCGCTGGAGATGGGCTACCAGCACTCGTTCGGCACCGGCTCGGTGCAGGTGACGCCGTTCTTCCGCCGCACCGAGAACGCCATCCGCCGCATCCGCGAGGTGCGCGGCGACACGCTGCTGGTGAGCTTCCAGAACCTGGATACGAACGACTCGTACGGGCTGGACCTGAACACCTCGGTGCGCCGCGGCAAGGTGAACGGCTTCGCCAGCTTCAGCGCCTTCCGCACGGTCACGGACGCCGGCAGCGTGGGCGAGGAGCTTTCCAGCGACGCCATCGGCTGGTCGGCGCGCATGAGCGGCACCTACCAGTTCACGCCGCGGCTGGACGTGCAGGGGATGCTGTTCTACCGCGCGCCGATGGATGTGGAGCAGGGGCGGATGGGGAGCATGGTGATGTCGAGCTTCTCCGTGCGCCAGAAGCTGATGGGCGAGCGCGCCAGCCTGTCGCTGCGCGTGCAGGACCCGCTGAACCGCATGGGCTTTTCGATGAGCACCCGCGCGCCGCTGTACGACCAGTTCAGCGAGCGCCGCTTCGGCGGCCGCGCCGCGTACCTGACGTTCAGCTACAACTACGGACAGACGCCGCGCCTTCGCCACCGCCCGCAGCAGCAGGAGCAGGAGATGCAGCAGCCGCCGAGCGTGGTCGGGCCGTGA
- the panD gene encoding aspartate 1-decarboxylase, with product MLRTMCKSKIHRATVTGADLNYIGSITIDPELMEAADLLEYEQVQVVNVNNGARFETYVIPGERGRGEMCLNGAAARLVHPGDTVIVISYGQYDEAAMESYRPRFIFVDEHNRITPVALRAVSS from the coding sequence ATGCTCCGTACCATGTGCAAGAGCAAGATCCACCGGGCCACGGTCACCGGTGCCGATCTCAATTATATCGGGTCCATCACCATCGACCCCGAGCTGATGGAAGCCGCCGACCTGCTGGAGTACGAGCAGGTGCAGGTGGTGAACGTCAACAACGGCGCGCGCTTCGAAACGTACGTCATCCCCGGCGAGCGTGGCCGGGGCGAGATGTGCCTGAACGGCGCCGCCGCCCGGCTGGTGCACCCGGGCGACACGGTGATCGTCATCAGCTACGGCCAGTACGACGAAGCCGCCATGGAAAGCTACCGCCCGCGCTTCATCTTCGTCGACGAGCACAACCGCATCACGCCGGTTGCCCTCCGGGCCGTTTCCTCCTGA